Sequence from the Drosophila subpulchrella strain 33 F10 #4 breed RU33 chromosome 3R, RU_Dsub_v1.1 Primary Assembly, whole genome shotgun sequence genome:
gtTGTAAACTTAACATGTAATGTACAAAAATCCTCAAACATTTCAAAAGATGCTGATAATACTATTTTAAATAGTCATTTCAGACACGTGGCTCTTTTCCaatgttaaaataataaataatacttttactttttattgttatgaatttgttaatttaataaaaatatattattaggTTTTGGGATTTATTAGTATTTTGAATAATAATACCAAAATGTCATGTGAAAGGTTAAGGTTTTTTAGAAACATTAAATATATGAAAACCAATAAAAACAGCTATAAGTATAAGACTCCAAAACAATTTTCTTTAACATTCTACCAAAATAGTGTGAAAGACAATTCCTTTTGTATTTTTCGGTGTTTTGTCCTGTTCCAGTCCTGGATTTGCTCGTTGGTATTACTCTGCTAGACAGCAATGACTGTTGTAATCGGAGAATTACCAAATTTCCGCACTATTAATTACACAGGTTCGGGTCCTTCGGGCGACAGCTGCCAGGATCTAAGGACAGCCACCCACCCACTCGGTCGCTTTGGAAACGGAAGCAGCTGAAACGTATCCAAAACAAAAGCTATGATAAACGCTATGCGTGATCTACCCTTGACTCGTCCTCGACCAATACCAAACACCCCCGCAATCCAAACCCCCTGCAATTGTCCATTTAGTTTTCCCCCTTTCAGTGCCTGTCATTTTCACGATGAATGCGAAAATGCATTTGCGCATCAAACGCAGGCGGGCCAATAAATTCATTAATAAATGGGAAAGTGAAAAGCGCAGTAGCTCTGGTGCTCCTGGTCCTTGTTGTCCTTGTGGTCAGAGATGGGTCTGTTCTGCGCATAATGCAAACAGTGTTTGCAAAGTCATACACTGTCGGGAGCTTAAAAACCAATGCACAGATAGAAaatcttaaatgttttaaaaatgtttgattaaaaccaaaaaaatgtcCCTCATCAAGGATTTGAAATTCGGACAGCTACTTTTcattttataaaacatttcTTTCATTTAGTAAACTTAGCTTACATACAAAAAATGTTCTTAGAAATTAGAATTATTACTATTATATGTAagggaaaataattttttatcaaGGAAAATATTTGTATCTCTTTAAAAGCTCCCAAGAGATAAATCGTAGAAAGaaggtatttaaaatatatttttttgtgataatCCAACCAATagatcaaaaaatttaaaagaattatgcaaattgtattttgttGAAAGTCacactttattttttgtaatctATAAAACAACATTTATGCTCAGAGGTTTTCTTTTCGCAGTATATCTATAGATATCaccttaaatttttaatatttttttggcgTGCGGGCAATCCACTCTATAATCCACCACCCCCACCACCGACTGAATAATGAATATTGAAATCGCATCGGTACTTGGAGGGGTGTGAGATATTGTACTTTATGCCGATTAATGCTGCCGCGCTGGAGGACAAAACCCCTGACCATTGATTTGATTGCCGGGCAAATGGCCAGCCACCTTCGCCACCTCTTGGCCATTATATTTTGCACCAGGCCAGACGTCTCTTGGCCAGCCTGTTGCCCATTTCAGACTCTCTGCGTGCTCTTTGTTCCGCCAGCCATTCATCTACCCGCTGCAGTTGTTGTTTTTCCCTGTGTTTTCTTCTGGGTTTTAGGGTGTTTGCCGTTGTCTATGCACCGGATCTGTTTCCCGGGTCCCGGTTCGCTGTGTTTATTTTAGATGGAGCCAGACGGCAAAAAAGGAGATTTACAAAGGCGCCTCAGCCTCATAAAGTATTTAGTGAGACGGCGATATCCCGACACCAGGCACCTTCCGGTGTCTTGATGACTGGACAGGATATTTCCCTTTTTATTTGCTTACTTATATACCAAGTATATACCACAGTTCTCATCCATCTCATCCGAAGAATTGGACCAACTATAAGCAGAGAGACGGCCTAAATATCTGCTTCTAATTTAAGCAGACCTGGGTCTATTGTGACGCATAGTTGCCTCACATAAATCTCTTCGAATGTCCCATTAATGTTTGAGTTGCTTTTGCAAGTGCAATTCTTTGGTGGATATACATAATATATGGGGCATCGCTTTCAGCTGCCTTCGAAGAACAGAAGAAAATGGGAGGCAACAGTTGGCGGCCAATTGAAACTAATGAATAAATAACATATGCAGTGTAAAACAGTAGTAAAATTGATGAGAGAAGTTCAACATGGGTCTGAACTCGTATATATCTATGGGTCTACGAGTGTAAAGCTTGCTGAACCAGAATGGTTCGGAAATAAGAACTCGTCAAACAATGGATGACCGACTTGGAAATTGTGCAATAGTGTGGGGCCAATAAATGAATGGTTGTTATAGGTTAGACATGAAgcaacaaaatcaaaacaaaaccaTTAAGATGCATCGAGCAATGAAGATACGAGTTATGAGTGTCTTGCATCTTTGGGCTAAGATACCTTAGGGTGACTTCGGACTTTGTTTTAGCTGAGATTAAAAAAGagataataaaattaaattatttaggAGCCCAGAAGTATTACTTAAATACTTAACCCAAAAAATTCGTACTTTAAGTTGTTAACTAAATATCTTGTATCAATGTATCTTGTAAATTAGTCTCTATGAATAAATTTATGAGATGGATTCTTTTGATAACTATCCTAAATTAATTGCTATAATCGAAATacgaattttcaaataaagTATTATTTACCAGGAACCAATAACTATATTCCTTTGTGGATTTTTAAGAAATCTCTATATGGATCACTTAGTTATGAATGATGATAAACGCTCTATTTCAGTAACTGCTTAAGATACTGAAACTCTTTCGCATATCAGGGTAACACCTTTCAGTTTAAAGGTTGAGAGGGATTCCTAAAATGAACCTGATATCTTTTTATAACTATCCTAAACTGATTACTATAAtcgaaataacaatttttttaataaagtatTATTTATCAGGAACCAATAACTATATTCCCTTGTGGATTTTTAAGAAATCTCTATATGGATCACTTAGTTATGAATGATGATAAACGCTCTATTTCAGTAACCGCTTAAGATACTGAAACTCTTTCGCATATCAGGGTAACACCTTTCAGTTTAAAGGTTGAGACGGATTCCTAAAATGAACCTGATATCTTTTTATAACTATCCTAAACTGATTACTATAAtcgaaataacaatttttttaataaagtatTATTTATCAGGGACCAATAACTATATTCCCTTGTGGATTTGGATCACTTAGTTATGAATAAACGCTCTATTTCAGTAGCCGCTTAAGATACTGAAGCTCTTTCGCATATCAGGGTAACACCTTTCAGTTTAAAGGTTGCTGCAATGTCAGCAGCCACGTTGATAGCCAGACAGCTCCTTGCTGCTTAGCATTCCAGTCAGAAGTCGGATAGAACCTATAGAGCGGACGACTCCCATGCCAATTGTTGCTGTGTGCAAGAATTTCATTTATgtcaacaacaaaagcaaaagcaacaaaGACAAGTGCAGCAACAAAGAAGCGGTAAACACGCCCAAGAAAGCTGAGGAGCTCATTTATGGAAATTATTAAGTGCAAGCCAAGTGACCAAAGTGGTTGCTTCTCCCAGTCAAACAGCATTATTATGCGTACACATTTTTATGGGCAAGTGCGGGAATGGGCACAGAAACGGGCTGCTTAAGTGTTAATAACCGAAATCTAATTAAATTAGGTTCCAACTGAATAAAACCATTAAAACCAGACGAGCTTTAAAGACATGGAAAACTTGTTACATTTAACCTCAGGTTCTATTATTGTCATTTTCACCTCTAAGTTCAAGCGAAGTACGTTTAAGCTGGCAAAGGTGTGAAACCACAAGGAATTCCCGTACTTGAGACCTTGTCACTTAATAAATGTATGACCTTTATATATCTGACTAGATATACTCTTATAAAGGCTCCTAATATAAGGGTACATCAACTTATGTATTGTTCATAACCCAGTTGGCCTTGGTTATTGCAACTTTGATTCTGCACATCTTTCAATTGATCTTAAttaatgttaattttattttatgtgttGTCTTTATTGTCTGCTCTTTGCCATTCACTAGAACGCTAATTCATATTGTACATATGTGAAATAACCATAGCCATCACCAAGCTTTTTAATGTATATTACTTCAAGCATAATTACAAAGTAcaattaatatataatatgccGAAGATAAGCCTGCATACTTTAAATAGTTGTGTAAGTtcaaaaaactaatattaattattaaagcTTTTCAACGCCATGCTTAATTGATTAAAGGCACGATATTCCCACTACAAAACCGCAAGTCACTCTCACAGGACTATGCCTTATAAATACAACTTCCCTGAGGACAAGTAGACACAGAACACCTTTAAAATGGAACCAGTGCAGTACAGCTACGAGGATTTTTCTCGATTTCCCGCAACGGTCTTTTGGATGATGGGTTACGATGTGCTTGGCGTTCCAAAGACCCGATCCCAGAGGATACTATACCGAGTGTATCGCTTTCTGTGCCTAGCCAGTCACAGCGTCTGCGTGGGATTCATGATATTTCGGATAGTTGAAGCTAAAACCATTGACAACATACCGCTGATCATGCGTTATAGTACTCTGGTCACATATGTCATCAACTCGGATACCAAATACGCCACTGCCTTGCAACGCGATGCCATCCAAAGTCTGAACTCCAAATTGGCCACAATTTATCCGAAGACCACGCTGGACAGGATTTATCATCGGGTGAACGACCACTATTGGTCGAAGTCATTCGTATACTTGGTTATTATTTACATTGGATCGTCGATAATGGTTGTCATCGGTCCGATTATTACGTCGGTTATATCTTATTTTACCCATCATGGATTTACCTACATGCACTGCTATCCCTACTTTATATTTAATCCTGAAAGGCAATCGAGTTGGATCTACTTGGGAATATATGTTCTGGAATGGCTGCACAGCACTCAAATGGTCATCTCAAACATTGGCGCGGACATCTGGCTAATTTACTTTCAGGTTCAGATTAATCTCCACTTCAGGGGCATTATACAATCTTTGGAGGATCACAAGCCCAGTGTGGAGAACGATTATGAAGATAGACAGTTCCTGGCGAAAATTGTGGATAAGCAAGTTTTCCTGGTCAGGTAAGACAAAAATAATGGGCAATATTTCAATTCAAAATCTGCTTTACATTTCCCAACAGTATGCAAAACGATCTGAATGAGATTTTTGGAGGATCGCTTCTTTTGAGCCTACTGACCACCGCATCGGTTCTTTGCACAGTGGCGGTGTACACCCTTCTTCAGGGAGTCTCTTTGGAGGGCTGTACCTATGTGATTTTTATTGGGACTTCGGTCATGCAGGTGTACTTGGTGTGCTATTACGGTCAGCAAGTCCTGGATTTGGTGGGTTATTGCAGGGTTCGTAAGTTTTCCCAATAACCAACATTTCTTGCAGAGTGCCCAGGTGGCCCATGCCGTGTACAATCATGATTTTCACAACGCTTCTACAGCTTATAAGAAGTACCTGCTGATAATCATTATACGGGCACAGCAGCCCGTGGAACTGAGTGCCATGGGTTACCTGTCCATATCGCTGGATACCTTTAAGCAGGTAGGATGTGgtgatttttgatttttccataTAATATATGATTTTCCCTTTAGTTGATGAGCGTGACTTACCGCGTTATGACCATGCTTAGGCAGATGATTCAGTAGAGGGCAAAAAAGCACAGATTTAGCAACTTTAGCCACGCTTTATTCGCACTACGCTAGCAACTACATAACTAGGATCTACACAGATAACGATCACTTGGGATCCGAGGGCAGCTTGAAGCCCACCAAGTCGGCGGTATCCCTTACGGATCTCTCGCCCCTCCCATGGAATTCCTTGTAGAGCTCCAGGTACTGGCGCTGGCTGGCCAAGTAGGTCAAGTAGGTCTGCCCCAGGAAGGTGGCTTCATTGCGGGCCTTGCACACCTGCTGTTCCGTGGTCGCAAACTTCTTGTATTGCGCCAAAACGTAGCGCGCCGCTAGCGAGTCCTTGATGCAGCCATTTGGAGAAGCCTGGCGCAGTTCGTGGAGCAGGGAGCGCAGCACCTTTGTTCCCGACATCCTGTGCAAGGGATAACAATCGTAGTCTcaagaaaaaccaaaaaatcaGCAACTTACGTGATTTTCAAGAAAATTCGAAGTGTTTCTGCAGAACAGCTGTTTTCTGCAGATGGCAACTCTGCAACCCTGGTTAACTTGTCAAAACATACAGTGAGCACTCTAAGCAGCGAACCAACAGAAAGTCAAACATTTTGATTGCATTGTTTTTTCGCTACTGAAACATTTAAATagtaaagattttttttttttgagttacaaaatttaattgttaACACGTTGTGTCAATCACAAACAAAAATACATATGTAAACTAAAACTGCATCCCTTATTTCTATTATTAAAGAAAGAAATCCCGACTTGTATGCTTAAAAACTAAAGATTGACTTAGAAAATTCTttgtaaaatgttatttacgaTGGATAAGAATACCATTCGATTTTCCATTAACTACATTTtctcttttgttttttgagaTATGCAACCATTTGTTACCTATCCTtgaattataatatttttttataatcaaccCGACACAATTCGGTTATCCAAAACGAATTTGAAGGATTGACACATTTTCTAGATAAGACCCTTTGACTGAAACAAGCATTTTGGGTTGTAGCCTGCCGTACCAAACATCTTTTAAACAGGATCTTTTACATTTTGGAGTATTTCATTGATAACCTCCCGATTTGGAGGACTGTGCCTCAAATAAGAAGCGCAACATAGACTACAAAACAAATAATACAAAGTGGAACAACAAATCCGATtggaaaaacaatttattttaaaagttatttaGCAGTACACCGAACTCGTAGCGGGGGCTGTTCACTTCCTGGGCTTTCCGGCGGCTGGCTTCTGGCCGGGCTTCTTGCCAGCGACTCCCTTGCCGCCTGGACCACCCTTGGTGACCTTGCCGGCGCCGGCCTTGGTGCCCTTGGCTCCGGCAGCTGGCTTCTTCTTGGGATCGGGCTTGGCCTTGGGCGCCTTTACCGGCTTGACGAGCGCCTCGCGCTGGCTCTTCAGGGCCTTGACGATCTTCTGCTCCTCGATGAGGAAGGCGCGCACGATGCGTTCGCGCAGGCAGCTGTGGCACAGGACTCCTCCGTAGGTCCTCGACACGGTCTTCAGGCGCTTGGACATCCTGGGACGCTCGCTGGGACGGGAGGGGGTGATGCCCTTCAACTTCTCCTTGCACTGGCCGCAACGGGGCACGGTCTTGTTCTTCTTCACATACTGGTACACCAGACGTCCACCAGGCGTGCGAACACTGTGGGTCGGTAAAGATCAAATATTAATACACTGGGATATCCATGGAGCACTATGCTAGTTACATGCGGCGCTTGTTGGAGCGTGTGTTGTAGGACAGGCGTCTCCGGAGCGTCAGACGTTGGACcattttgctgttgttgctgctggtcgTGGCAATTCGTCGGTTACATATGCAAAAGCGTGGAAAATCATTATTAGTCGGGTGTATCACTGGGATGGGTGCAGTTTTGGCTGCATTTggtcatatattttatggggtaTTTCACACATTGCGGcgaatttttgttaaattgtaaattgaACACGTGCATACCTCAAAGAGACGAAACTAGAAAGAAAGGTGGCAACCCTgctgccgagcgacgtgaacTTGGCTGCGCTGCCGGCTGTGCGGCACTTTCCAGCACTGAAGAGGCTGCCAGACTGTCTTGATAACAGGGGCTTAGAAGGGGTATTTTAAACGAAAGGGGATTAAATTAAGAAGTATAAATGCAATTAAGTGAACATAAAATCCAATATTAAAGGACATGTATTTATTAGTAtacgaaaataataaaaacatatttatttatactttaGGCATGTTCTCATGCAGTTTAGATGGTATAACCAACATATATTTGGATCTACATAAACTAATTATTtagaatattattttataacattATGTATAGCTAATAACTAAAACCAAAGGCTAGCTATCTACTtccaaattatatttttgtgttCCCTTTTAACAACGCCCCTGCCATCACTTGTTGTTGGTTTGTTTGGGGTGAAAACTGTTATCAAAACGCAAGCAGATAACATTTAATTGCAGCAAAATGAGCAAAATGAGCAAATCCAGCAATAGTAAGTGTTTTAGTGACCCTAAAGGAGTTCTAGTTAAATATTCCTGATCTGATTCCATCATAGTCATGCGGTTGGTGCTACTGCAACTAAAAGGTTCCAAGGACAAGGCTGCCAATGTCCAAAATGCCACCAGCAAAATAGAGGCAGCGGTCAAGGAGTACAGACCTAGATTGATCACCTTGCCTGAGTGCTTCAACGCCCCCTACGGCACCAAGTACTTCCGGGAGTACTCCGAGAGCATCCCCGATGGCTACACCTCCCAGCATCTCTCCAGTCTGGCCAAGAAGCACCAGATCTACATCGTCGGTGGAACTATTCCGGAACTGGGCGAGAATGATGCCATCTACAACACCTGTACGGTCTGGTCACCCACTGGTGAACTGGTGGCTAAGCACCGCAAGATGCATCTCTTTGATGTTGATGTCAAGGGCGGCATTCGCTTCAAGGAGTCGGAAACCCTTTCCGCAGGCAATGACTTCACCATCATCGACATAGATGGCCACAGGATCGGCATCGGCATCTGCTACGACATCCGATTTGAGGAGATGGCCAGGCTCTATCGCAATGCAGGCTGCGAGATGATCATCTATCCAGCTGCTTTCAACATGACCACGGGTCCACTTCACTGGGAGCTCCTCCAGCGAGCTCGTGCCAATGACAACCAGCTGTTTGTGGTCACCACCTCTCCAGCCAGAGATCCAAGCGCCGAGTATGTGGCTTTTGGCCATTCCATGGTGGTGGATCCCTGGTCCAAGGTGCAGCAAACTGCCCGCACAGGCGAGGAAACTGTGGTGGCCGATATCGACTTTTCCCTGGTGGAGCAAGTGCGCCAGCAAATACCCGTCTTTGCCCAACGTCGCCTGGATCTGTATGCCACCGAATGGAAGACCAAGTAAAGGACAGGGATATCTAACTCATCGAGAATCTTTGGTTTTAACCACAAAAATAATGTTATGTTTGCATTTATGTTTGCCGATtgtatataaaatttattagACCTAAACACATGTCACACTGATTTCTTAAGATGGCTAACTATTGCTGTTTATCTGGTTGTGGATTATCGGTAGGAGCCACCTCCGCGGCAGCTGATTGCACATAGTGGGGCCGTTGGGCCTGGTCGAAAAGAGCTCGTATGGCTTCATCGGTGGCCATCAAGGGCTGACTAATGAATTCCAAGGCCTTGGGGGAGATAAGCAATAGAATCAATCAATGAGAATGCAATTAAGAAAGCAATGAATCTATGATCTTTCCGCACTCACCCTAACTGCATACTTTTCCGCCTCACAAAGTGGACTCGTACTGGCGCTGGACAACTTCAGCGTCTCTTCGGGAATGCCCACGCCTGTGTGCAGTACCATGCGTTGTAGGATATTCAAGTTCTCGGCACTCAGACTGATCACATCGGTGGCGGGCAGGTTCAAAAAGCGAATCTTGGCCAGGAACTTTAGCTGCTTGAGCATATCCAGCTGAATCTCGCGGATCTGGTGGGTGGCGTGCAGCAGCTGCTTGGTGGACTCGTTAAGTAGTTGGTTCTTCTGGGTGAGATCGGCTTTCCAGCGAGCTAACTCCTCGACCATAACGCTGCTGGCGAGGAACTTGGACCGCCAGACCTCACATTGTCCGGCCAGGAACTCAATCTGCTCTGTGTGGGTGGTCAGGTTGTTGGCGGTATCCAGGAGCGCCCTAGCCAGCTGCAGTTTATCCTCGGTGAGCACATTGACCCGTGTCTGCAGATCCTCGCCCACGGAGGCCACCAACAGGCTCTTCAGCTCGCTATTAACCTGCGTTTGAAACTTGTACTGCGCTTGGAAGTAATCTCGCTCCCCGCGCATCTTGGCGAGTTCCTCCTGCAGAGAGATTAACTCCTGGTTGCTGACTGTGCTGGTTTCCTTAATATCCCTCGGCTCCGTGTCCAATTCCTGGGTGCGCAACGTGGACATCTGATCCACCAGCACTGCAATGTCCAGGTTGTTCTTGTCCCGATGGattttgtgtttgtttgttggcTCAGAAATCATGGGATTCACGGCACCTGGATACGGCTCAAAGGGCACGAACTTGGGGGCCTTGGTCTTCTTGTGCTCGGGCAGGATTTCCGGGTTGGTGACCAATCTTGGCCGCATCTGGACTAGTTCCCCCTTGGGCAGGACGGGCGCCAAACTTCGGGTAACGATTTCGGGGCGTCTGTAAAGTGTGTGCAGGCCGGGAAGGGGCAGATTGGAGGCGTGCCCACTGCTGGCTGAAGTCTTCCTGCCCATGACAGCCTCCTGGACAATGGTACTATCCTTTCGCGACAATTGAGGCCTCTTGGCCTTGGTGTCCACATCAGCACTGGCCTGGATTTCACTCTCTGTTTTGGTTGCCGCACTGTTCTCCGGCTGCTCCATGCCATCGCCACTGGTGCGACAATCCGGGGATTTGTCCACCCTTGCCGACGTGCCACCCGCTTCCATGCTTGACAGTCTCGGCCAGGccaatcaaattttttaaattaaattcaagaATTTCTCTGGCTGTgccagcaaaacaaaaacaaatggcgaAGGGCTGCCAACTCGCTGCAAAGAAATAAGTAGGTACACTTTTTACTATGGTTGGGTACAAACCATGATTTAAAAGATGTGAAAACGATTAATTACTTGTTTTATTAACTatttataaaactttttttagattaACTTTGACTGTTAGCTGTTCGGGGACCTAGCTGTGAACCAAAATAGTAATATATGTTACGTCCAAAAATAGGACTACGTGTTTCGCGAGTGGGCAGCGCCGGGGTTTGGGTACTCCAACCCTGCCCACACACACGtaacaataaacaaacagaTGTTTGTACTTTACAACACCTCACGCTGCAACAGCTGTCTTACTGCTGGACCAAAACTTACCGGCCTGCACACACTTTTCAGACGCCATGA
This genomic interval carries:
- the LOC119562920 gene encoding odorant receptor 85f, yielding MEPVQYSYEDFSRFPATVFWMMGYDVLGVPKTRSQRILYRVYRFLCLASHSVCVGFMIFRIVEAKTIDNIPLIMRYSTLVTYVINSDTKYATALQRDAIQSLNSKLATIYPKTTLDRIYHRVNDHYWSKSFVYLVIIYIGSSIMVVIGPIITSVISYFTHHGFTYMHCYPYFIFNPERQSSWIYLGIYVLEWLHSTQMVISNIGADIWLIYFQVQINLHFRGIIQSLEDHKPSVENDYEDRQFLAKIVDKQVFLVSMQNDLNEIFGGSLLLSLLTTASVLCTVAVYTLLQGVSLEGCTYVIFIGTSVMQVYLVCYYGQQVLDLSAQVAHAVYNHDFHNASTAYKKYLLIIIIRAQQPVELSAMGYLSISLDTFKQLMSVTYRVMTMLRQMIQ
- the LOC119562922 gene encoding protein FMC1 homolog, whose translation is MSGTKVLRSLLHELRQASPNGCIKDSLAARYVLAQYKKFATTEQQVCKARNEATFLGQTYLTYLASQRQYLELYKEFHGRGERSVRDTADLVGFKLPSDPK
- the LOC119562921 gene encoding 60S ribosomal protein L34, which translates into the protein MVQRLTLRRRLSYNTRSNKRRIVRTPGGRLVYQYVKKNKTVPRCGQCKEKLKGITPSRPSERPRMSKRLKTVSRTYGGVLCHSCLRERIVRAFLIEEQKIVKALKSQREALVKPVKAPKAKPDPKKKPAAGAKGTKAGAGKVTKGGPGGKGVAGKKPGQKPAAGKPRK
- the LOC119555857 gene encoding omega-amidase NIT2, with product MSKMSKSSNIMRLVLLQLKGSKDKAANVQNATSKIEAAVKEYRPRLITLPECFNAPYGTKYFREYSESIPDGYTSQHLSSLAKKHQIYIVGGTIPELGENDAIYNTCTVWSPTGELVAKHRKMHLFDVDVKGGIRFKESETLSAGNDFTIIDIDGHRIGIGICYDIRFEEMARLYRNAGCEMIIYPAAFNMTTGPLHWELLQRARANDNQLFVVTTSPARDPSAEYVAFGHSMVVDPWSKVQQTARTGEETVVADIDFSLVEQVRQQIPVFAQRRLDLYATEWKTK
- the LOC119555843 gene encoding golgin-45-like gives rise to the protein MEAGGTSARVDKSPDCRTSGDGMEQPENSAATKTESEIQASADVDTKAKRPQLSRKDSTIVQEAVMGRKTSASSGHASNLPLPGLHTLYRRPEIVTRSLAPVLPKGELVQMRPRLVTNPEILPEHKKTKAPKFVPFEPYPGAVNPMISEPTNKHKIHRDKNNLDIAVLVDQMSTLRTQELDTEPRDIKETSTVSNQELISLQEELAKMRGERDYFQAQYKFQTQVNSELKSLLVASVGEDLQTRVNVLTEDKLQLARALLDTANNLTTHTEQIEFLAGQCEVWRSKFLASSVMVEELARWKADLTQKNQLLNESTKQLLHATHQIREIQLDMLKQLKFLAKIRFLNLPATDVISLSAENLNILQRMVLHTGVGIPEETLKLSSASTSPLCEAEKYAVRALEFISQPLMATDEAIRALFDQAQRPHYVQSAAAEVAPTDNPQPDKQQ